Proteins encoded in a region of the Naumannella halotolerans genome:
- a CDS encoding ABC transporter ATP-binding protein, which yields MSAESREPAVAVDAVDKRFATGSGEVVALQGIELTIAAGEFVSLIGPSGCGKSTLLRVIADLEQPTTGAVRVFGKFARQARLDQDYGIAFQQAGLLPWRTVLANIELPLELHGVGKAARTARAKELLELVGLPDFAKHYPDQLSGGMQQRVAIARSLAERPKLLLMDEPYGALDEMTRERLQSELVRITKETEAAVVFVTHSIPEAAFLSDRVVVMSPRPGRIQEIVTMEFDGAARDEELRQSAPYFAMVTAVREALHAGAAH from the coding sequence ATGAGTGCTGAGTCCAGGGAACCGGCTGTCGCCGTCGATGCGGTGGACAAGCGGTTCGCCACCGGTTCGGGTGAAGTGGTCGCCCTGCAGGGGATCGAGCTGACGATCGCGGCCGGTGAGTTCGTCTCCTTGATCGGCCCCTCCGGATGTGGCAAGTCCACCCTGCTGCGGGTGATCGCCGATCTGGAACAACCGACCACCGGAGCGGTCCGGGTGTTCGGCAAGTTCGCCCGGCAGGCACGACTCGACCAAGACTACGGCATCGCGTTCCAGCAGGCGGGGCTACTGCCCTGGCGGACCGTCCTGGCCAACATCGAACTGCCGTTGGAACTGCACGGGGTCGGCAAGGCGGCGAGGACCGCCCGGGCGAAGGAACTGCTGGAACTGGTAGGTCTGCCCGACTTCGCCAAGCACTATCCCGACCAGCTCTCCGGCGGTATGCAGCAGCGGGTCGCGATCGCCCGCTCGCTGGCCGAGCGGCCGAAACTGCTGCTGATGGACGAACCGTACGGTGCGCTGGACGAGATGACCCGCGAGCGGTTGCAGTCCGAACTGGTACGGATCACCAAGGAGACCGAGGCGGCGGTCGTCTTCGTCACCCACTCGATCCCCGAGGCGGCCTTCCTCTCCGACCGGGTGGTCGTGATGTCGCCACGACCGGGCAGGATCCAGGAGATCGTGACCATGGAGTTCGACGGCGCTGCCCGCGACGAGGAACTGCGCCAGAGTGCCCCGTACTTTGCCATGGTGACCGCGGTACGTGAGGCGCTGCACGCAGGAGCGGCACACTGA
- a CDS encoding ABC transporter permease — MASIAEAPATRVIAPVALGVIALGLWQALAGSGVVDDYLLPSPGAIAGEFVAFAPELFAAAKVTGWNALVGLVGGTVIGVVLALAASMAKPIDAMAAPVVAALAVVPIVALAPVLNTMFGADAETGRQMIAGLAAFTPVFVNTLRGLRQTRPVHRELLRAYAASTWQTLRVLTLPAAVPFIFTGVRIASSLAVISALVAEYFGGPRGGIGSFITTASASSQYARAWAYVAVAILLGLVFFLVTAAMERWATARGGRPSASSH, encoded by the coding sequence ATGGCCAGCATCGCCGAAGCGCCGGCCACCCGGGTGATCGCGCCGGTCGCCCTGGGGGTGATTGCGCTCGGCCTGTGGCAGGCGTTGGCCGGTTCCGGAGTGGTCGACGACTACCTGTTGCCCAGCCCGGGAGCGATCGCGGGGGAGTTCGTCGCCTTCGCCCCGGAGTTGTTCGCCGCCGCCAAGGTGACCGGCTGGAATGCCCTGGTCGGTCTGGTCGGCGGCACCGTGATCGGGGTGGTGCTCGCCCTGGCCGCGTCGATGGCGAAACCGATCGATGCGATGGCCGCACCGGTGGTCGCCGCGCTCGCGGTCGTACCGATCGTCGCCCTGGCGCCGGTGCTGAACACCATGTTCGGTGCCGACGCCGAGACCGGCCGGCAGATGATCGCCGGTCTGGCCGCGTTCACCCCGGTCTTCGTCAACACCCTGCGTGGTCTGCGGCAGACCCGGCCGGTGCACCGGGAACTGCTGCGGGCCTATGCCGCCAGCACCTGGCAGACGCTGCGAGTGCTGACCCTGCCGGCGGCCGTACCGTTCATCTTCACCGGGGTCCGGATCGCCAGTTCCCTGGCGGTCATCTCGGCACTGGTCGCGGAGTACTTCGGCGGCCCGCGAGGCGGTATCGGCAGTTTCATCACCACCGCCTCGGCTTCCAGTCAGTACGCACGCGCCTGGGCCTATGTGGCCGTGGCGATCCTGCTCGGACTGGTGTTCTTTCTCGTCACCGCCGCAATGGAGCGGTGGGCAACAGCCCGCGGGGGGCGTCCGTCGGCAAGCAGCCATTGA
- the hydA gene encoding dihydropyrimidinase has translation MTILIKNGTVVSATGRTAADVLIDGEKIVAVLAPGSVLLGTDLAADVDQVIDATGKYVIPGGIDAHTHMEMPFGGSFASDTFETGTTAAAIGGTTSIVDFVVQYPDQRPLDQYHLWQEKAGGNCAIDYGFHQILSDVGDESLKAMDELITEGVTSFKLFMAYKGVFLSDDGQILRAFQKGAENGAMMMMHAENGAMIDVLVQQAIAAGNTGPYYHGITRPWQAEEEATHRAIMIADLTGAPLYVVHVSAKQAVDQIATARDKGLNIFGETCPQYLYLSLEEQLGAPGFEGAKWVCSTPLRSRAEGHQDHMWQSLRTNDIQMVSTDHCPFCMKEQKELGIGDFSKIPNGIGSVEHRMDLMYQGVVNGQLTLERWVEITSTTPARMFGMYGKKGVIAPGADGDVVIYDPNGHTSIGLPVDADGNPTGRSHHMNMDYSAWEGFEIDGRVDTVLSRGKVVVDGGNYIGTKGHGQYIKRGLSQYLN, from the coding sequence ATGACCATCCTGATCAAGAACGGAACCGTGGTCAGCGCGACCGGCAGGACCGCTGCCGATGTCCTGATCGACGGTGAGAAGATCGTTGCCGTACTGGCGCCGGGCAGTGTCCTGCTGGGTACGGATCTGGCCGCCGATGTCGACCAGGTGATCGATGCCACCGGCAAGTACGTGATCCCCGGTGGGATCGATGCCCACACCCACATGGAGATGCCCTTCGGGGGCAGCTTCGCCTCCGACACCTTCGAGACCGGGACCACGGCAGCGGCGATCGGCGGTACGACCAGCATCGTCGACTTCGTCGTCCAGTACCCCGACCAGCGTCCGCTCGACCAGTACCACCTGTGGCAGGAGAAGGCCGGTGGGAACTGCGCGATCGACTACGGCTTCCATCAGATCCTCTCCGATGTCGGCGACGAGTCGCTGAAGGCGATGGATGAGTTGATCACCGAGGGCGTCACCAGCTTCAAGCTGTTCATGGCCTACAAGGGGGTCTTCCTCTCCGACGACGGACAGATCCTGCGGGCCTTCCAGAAGGGTGCCGAGAACGGCGCCATGATGATGATGCACGCTGAGAACGGCGCCATGATCGACGTCCTGGTGCAGCAGGCGATCGCCGCCGGCAACACCGGCCCCTACTACCACGGGATCACCCGGCCGTGGCAGGCCGAGGAGGAGGCCACCCACCGCGCGATCATGATCGCCGACCTGACCGGTGCGCCGCTCTACGTGGTGCATGTCAGCGCCAAACAGGCGGTCGACCAGATCGCCACAGCCCGGGACAAGGGCCTGAACATCTTCGGTGAGACCTGCCCGCAGTACCTGTACCTCTCCTTGGAAGAACAGCTCGGTGCGCCCGGTTTCGAGGGAGCCAAATGGGTCTGCTCGACGCCGCTGCGCTCGCGGGCCGAGGGTCATCAGGACCACATGTGGCAGAGCCTGCGGACCAATGACATCCAGATGGTCTCCACCGACCACTGTCCGTTCTGCATGAAGGAGCAGAAGGAGCTGGGGATCGGTGACTTCTCCAAGATCCCGAACGGCATCGGCAGCGTCGAGCACCGGATGGACCTGATGTACCAAGGTGTCGTCAACGGTCAGCTGACGCTGGAGCGGTGGGTGGAGATCACCTCCACCACCCCGGCGCGGATGTTCGGCATGTACGGCAAGAAGGGCGTGATCGCCCCCGGTGCCGACGGCGATGTGGTGATCTACGACCCCAACGGGCACACCTCGATCGGGCTGCCGGTCGATGCCGACGGCAATCCCACCGGCCGCAGCCATCACATGAACATGGACTACTCGGCCTGGGAGGGATTCGAGATCGACGGACGGGTGGACACCGTGCTGTCCCGCGGCAAGGTGGTCGTCGACGGTGGCAACTACATCGGCACCAAGGGACACGGGCAGTACATCAAGCGTGGCCTCAGCCAGTACCTCAACTGA
- a CDS encoding ABC transporter permease, which yields MSAADTAPAVRARRRGPDWSRIGWGVAGVLLLGLLWEGYKAIGPEDGLVIGGVRVLPRTSDLAMPHIWEIFIRISEGTTSSSRSEPLWLDVLLACAVTLGIAAVGWLVGLVIGMALALLMQRWKLAEAAVLPWVVLSQTVPLIAFAPLVKTWGSQIEIGDFEWADWMSVAVIASYLAFFPIAIGALRGLNSPDAIHNELFRSYAAGWSKTLIRLRLPAAVPYLLPALRLAAANAVVGAVVAEVSTGMQGGIGRMLVTFAGQASGDPEKAWAPIIGAVLLGLIAAGSVGILGMILKNYRRAEVNA from the coding sequence ATGAGCGCAGCTGACACCGCACCTGCGGTACGGGCCCGCCGCCGCGGGCCGGACTGGTCGCGGATCGGTTGGGGTGTGGCCGGGGTACTGCTGCTCGGGCTGCTCTGGGAGGGCTACAAGGCCATCGGACCCGAGGACGGGTTGGTGATCGGCGGCGTCCGGGTGCTGCCCCGTACCAGCGACCTGGCGATGCCCCACATCTGGGAGATCTTCATCCGGATCAGCGAGGGGACGACCAGTTCCTCCCGCTCGGAGCCGTTGTGGCTGGACGTGTTGCTGGCCTGTGCGGTCACCCTTGGGATCGCGGCGGTCGGCTGGCTGGTCGGGTTGGTCATCGGCATGGCACTGGCCCTGCTGATGCAGCGCTGGAAGCTCGCCGAGGCCGCCGTCCTGCCCTGGGTCGTGCTGAGCCAGACCGTACCGCTGATCGCCTTCGCTCCTTTGGTCAAAACCTGGGGCTCACAGATCGAGATCGGTGACTTCGAGTGGGCCGATTGGATGTCGGTGGCGGTGATTGCCTCCTACCTGGCGTTCTTCCCGATCGCCATCGGTGCCCTGCGCGGTTTGAACTCCCCCGATGCCATCCACAACGAGCTGTTCCGCAGCTATGCCGCCGGATGGTCGAAGACCTTGATCAGATTGCGCTTGCCGGCCGCGGTGCCCTACCTACTGCCGGCGCTGCGACTGGCCGCAGCGAATGCCGTCGTCGGCGCGGTGGTTGCCGAGGTATCCACCGGTATGCAGGGCGGGATCGGCCGGATGCTGGTGACCTTCGCCGGTCAGGCATCCGGTGACCCGGAGAAGGCCTGGGCGCCGATCATCGGTGCGGTCCTGCTGGGCCTGATCGCCGCCGGCTCGGTCGGCATCCTCGGAATGATCTTGAAGAACTATCGACGCGCGGAGGTCAATGCATGA
- a CDS encoding nitrilase-related carbon-nitrogen hydrolase, producing MTVVRAAITQTTWTGDKESMLDRHEQFMRDAAAQGAQVICFQELFYGPYFGITQDKKYYRYAEPADGPIVQRFAALAKELSMVTILPIYEEEQTGVYYNTNVIVDADGTILGKYRKHHIPHVDKFWEKFYFRPGNLGYPVFETAVGRVGTYICYDRHFPEGWRELGLNDAHMVFNPNATKPGLSNRLWEIEGPAAAVANGYFVLQPNRVGLEDNEYGDEAVNFYGTSQVIDPRGNFVGERGSGESEELLIRDLDLGLVQEMRDDWQFYRDRRPDSYGDIVAP from the coding sequence ATGACCGTAGTCAGGGCAGCAATCACCCAGACCACCTGGACCGGTGACAAGGAGTCGATGCTGGACCGGCATGAGCAGTTCATGCGCGATGCCGCCGCCCAGGGTGCGCAGGTGATCTGCTTCCAGGAGCTTTTCTATGGTCCCTACTTCGGGATCACCCAGGACAAGAAGTACTACCGCTACGCCGAGCCGGCCGACGGCCCGATCGTGCAGCGCTTCGCCGCCCTGGCCAAGGAACTGTCGATGGTCACCATCCTCCCGATCTACGAGGAGGAGCAGACCGGCGTCTACTACAACACCAATGTGATCGTCGACGCCGACGGCACGATCCTGGGCAAGTACCGCAAACACCACATCCCGCATGTGGACAAGTTCTGGGAGAAGTTCTACTTCCGCCCCGGAAACCTGGGCTACCCGGTGTTCGAGACCGCGGTCGGCCGGGTCGGCACCTACATCTGCTACGACCGCCACTTCCCCGAGGGATGGCGTGAACTCGGGCTCAACGACGCCCACATGGTCTTCAACCCCAACGCCACCAAACCCGGCCTCTCCAACCGGCTGTGGGAGATCGAGGGGCCGGCCGCAGCGGTGGCGAACGGCTACTTCGTGCTGCAACCCAACCGGGTCGGCCTGGAGGACAACGAGTACGGGGACGAGGCGGTGAACTTCTACGGCACCAGCCAGGTGATCGACCCGCGAGGCAATTTCGTCGGCGAGCGCGGTTCGGGTGAATCCGAGGAGTTGCTGATCCGCGATCTCGATCTCGGACTGGTGCAGGAGATGCGCGACGACTGGCAGTTCTACCGCGATCGTCGTCCCGACAGCTACGGCGACATCGTCGCCCCGTGA
- a CDS encoding TIGR03842 family LLM class F420-dependent oxidoreductase, producing the protein MEFGAVLQPDPPASRTVALAKLAEQHGFSHAWTFDSHLLWQEPYVLYSAILAETRKIKVGPFVTNPATRDWTVTASLYATLNEMYGNRTICGIGRGDSAVRVTGGRPTTLKALRESIHVIRELANSRAVEYNGATLQFPWSSGSQLDVWVAAYGPRALQLAGEVGDGFILQLADLDIAEWMINTVRTAAADAGRDPSTVKICVAAPMYIGDDLQHMRDQSRWFGGMVGNHVADIVAKYGDQGSVPQALTDYIAGRTGYDYNTHGRAGNDHVDFVPDEIVDRFCLLGTAEQHIEKLQALKALGVDQFAGYLQHDNKEETLRVYGEVVIPALRETVTARA; encoded by the coding sequence ATGGAATTCGGCGCAGTACTGCAACCCGACCCTCCGGCCAGCCGGACCGTCGCCTTGGCCAAGTTGGCCGAACAGCACGGTTTCAGTCATGCCTGGACCTTCGACTCCCATCTGCTGTGGCAGGAGCCCTATGTGCTTTACTCGGCGATCCTGGCCGAGACCCGCAAGATCAAGGTGGGGCCGTTCGTCACCAACCCGGCCACCCGGGACTGGACCGTCACCGCCAGCCTCTACGCCACGCTGAACGAGATGTACGGCAACCGGACGATCTGCGGCATCGGTCGCGGCGACAGCGCGGTACGGGTGACCGGTGGCAGGCCGACCACCTTGAAGGCGCTGCGGGAATCGATCCATGTGATCCGGGAGCTGGCGAACTCCCGGGCGGTGGAGTACAACGGCGCCACCTTGCAGTTCCCCTGGTCGAGCGGCAGCCAGTTGGATGTCTGGGTGGCCGCCTACGGTCCGCGGGCGTTGCAACTGGCCGGTGAGGTCGGGGACGGGTTCATCCTGCAGCTGGCCGATCTGGACATCGCCGAATGGATGATCAACACCGTCCGTACCGCAGCCGCCGATGCCGGACGCGATCCGTCGACGGTGAAGATCTGCGTCGCCGCACCGATGTACATCGGTGACGACCTGCAGCACATGCGGGACCAGAGCCGCTGGTTCGGCGGAATGGTCGGCAACCATGTCGCCGACATCGTCGCTAAGTACGGCGACCAGGGCTCGGTGCCGCAGGCCCTGACCGACTACATCGCCGGCCGGACCGGGTACGACTACAACACCCACGGTCGCGCCGGGAACGATCATGTCGACTTCGTGCCGGACGAGATCGTCGACCGGTTCTGCCTGCTGGGCACCGCCGAACAGCACATCGAGAAGCTGCAGGCGCTGAAGGCGTTGGGAGTCGACCAGTTCGCCGGGTATCTCCAGCACGACAACAAGGAGGAGACCCTGCGGGTCTACGGTGAGGTGGTGATCCCGGCACTGCGGGAGACGGTGACCGCCCGTGCCTGA